The following proteins come from a genomic window of Megalops cyprinoides isolate fMegCyp1 chromosome 6, fMegCyp1.pri, whole genome shotgun sequence:
- the LOC118779211 gene encoding heterochromatin protein 1-binding protein 3-like, with the protein MPVRRKAGTPPQDTPPTDVTEGDPAAAAEETAPLEEEPESPPAPQAPPADGAEVEGGLEEAGGAEAVEVDKEGESMETSKADQPEKGAEEEKTPEEGAEGEKKEEKDAGKEEKEKVKKVKRTIPAWASVAASKRGRNQKGSTFLHSQPKLDDILVEAIQASKERSGASAYAIMKYITRKYASLELDRRKFLIRKALKRLVEKGVVKQLKGKGFSGSFAIGKLPPKPSIEKPVVAPGVKAETLGDTLPLIITRLCEPKEASYVLIKKYLEKHFPKLNVEHRPEVLKSALQKAVEKGHLEQITGKGASGTFQLKRSGDKPLLKGGALENAILTAITAMNEPKSCSTALLRKFLMETNKDSKAYMLVSNLKRTLKRGKMMGWIEQVTGSGLNGTYQLCYPYYPSPAILFPEKQSQESEEEDEEEESDDESEEEPPPRKRSVQQKRPVSRVRHPPSARTAKGKRPTPAKRPAPPAKKAAPPAKKAAPPPKKAAPPARKVAPPAKKATPPARKVVPPAKKATPPARKVLPPAKKPKAALSRKSPLPHKATPTKKAAPASKPKTPVAKKLTSRVPKKSSSTKTASRSPVKAKPAARTSLRSKK; encoded by the exons ATGCCCGTCCGCCGTAAAGCCGGGACTCCGCCCCAGGACACACCCCCTACGGACGTGACCGAAGGAG accctgctgctgctgctgaggaaACGGCCCCTTTGGAGGAGGAGCCGGAGTCCCCGCCtgccccccaagcccccccgGCAGACGGGGCAGAGGTGGAAGGGGGGTtggaggaggcggggggtgCAGAGGCCGTAGAAGTGGACAAGGAGGGTGAGAGCATGGAGACCAGCAAGGCAGACCAGCCGGAAAAAGGGGCAGAAGAGGAGAAGACACCTGAGGAGGGGGCAGAAGGCGAGAAAAAAGA agagaaggatgctgggaaggaggagaaggagaaggtgaAAAAGGTGAAGAGGACTATTCCGGCCTGGGCCAGCGTGGCGGCCAGCAAGCGCGGCAGGAACCAGAAGGGCAGCACGTTCCTGCACAGCCAGCCCAAGCTGGACGACATCCTCGTGGAGGCCATCCAG GCCAGCAAAGAGCGGTCCGGAGCCTCTGCCTACGCCATCATGAAATACATCACCAGGAAGTACGCCTCACTGGAGCTCGACAGGAGAAAGTTCCTCATCAGAAAGGCCCTCAAGAGATTGGTGGAGAAGGGCGTCGTCAAACAG cTTAAAGGGAAAGGTTTCTCAGGGAGCTTCGCCATTGGCAAACTGCCCCCAAAGCCCAGCATCGAG AAGCCGGTGGTGGCCCCAGGTGTGAAGGCGGAGACTCTGGGGGACACCCTGCCGCTGATCATCACCCGCCTGTGCGAGCCCAAAGAGGCATCCTACGTCCTCATCAAGAAGTACCTGGAGAAGCACTTCCCCAAGCTCAACGTGGAGCACAG gcCAGAGGTGCTGAAGAGTGCCCTGCAGAAGGCTGTGGAAAAGGGCCATCTGGAGCAGATCACTGGGAAAGGAGCTTCTGGAACATTTCAG cTGAAGCGGTCTGGGGACAAGCCCCTCCTTAAGGGTGGAGCCTTGGAGAACGCCATCCTGACCGCCATCACCGCCATGAACGAGCCCAAATCCTGCAGCACTGCCCTACTGCGCAAGTTCCTGATGGAGACAAACAAGGACAGCAAGGCCTACATGCTGG TGAGTAACCTGAAGAGGACCCTGAAGAGGGGTAAGATGATGGGCTGGATAGAGCAGGTTACAGGAAGCGGTCTGAACGGGACCTACCAGCTTTGCTATCCCTACTACCCCAG CCCAGCCATCCTGTTCCCAGAGAAGCAGAGCCAGGAGTccgaggaagaggatgaggaggaggaatcGGACGATGAATCCGAAGAGGAGCCTCCGCCCCGGAAAAG GAGTGTGCAGCAGAAGAGGCCTGTGTCCAGAGTACGCCACCCTCCTTCTGCCAGGACAGCCAAGGGAAAAAGACCCACCCCTGCGAAGAGACCAGCGCCCCCAGCCAAGAAAGCTGCACCCCCAGCTAAGAAAGCTGCTCCTCCACCCAAAAAAGCCGCACCCCCTGCCAGAAAAGTGGCGCCGCCAGCCAAAAAAGCCACACCCCCAGCCAGAAAGGTGGTGCCCCCAGCCAAAAAAGCCACACCCCCAGCCAGGAAAGTGTTGCCCCCAGCCAAAAAACCCAAAGCTGCCCTGTCCAGGAAATCACCCCTGCCGCATAAAGCCACGCCCACAAAGAAGGCCGCTCCTGCAAGCAAGCCCAAAACGCCGGTGGCAAAGAAGCTGACGAGTCGGGTGCCCAAAAAATCGTCTTCCACAAAGACAGCCTCCAGATCGCCAGTGAAGGCCAAACCAGCCGCACGCACTTCCCTCAGGTCAAAGAAATGA